One window of the Allosaccharopolyspora coralli genome contains the following:
- a CDS encoding deoxyribonuclease IV, whose product MRIGAHVHDDDPLTAATERDADAVQFFLSDPQGWKKPTVHPQTEALREADVAVFVHSPYVLNVASLNNRIRIPSRKAVTQQATAAAGTGAHGLVVHGGHVTKDDDPDEGIANWRKLFERQAAEGGFEVPILIENTAGGTNAMARNFDMLARLWDAVGEFGAGFCLDTCHAHAAGEALPDLVERARAITGRVDLVHLNNSRDEFGSSRDRHANIDSGEITPDELVAVCSAAGAPVIVETPAEGQADDIAFLRERLTSRRGDREA is encoded by the coding sequence ATGCGCATCGGTGCTCACGTCCACGACGACGATCCCCTGACCGCCGCGACCGAGCGCGACGCCGACGCCGTGCAGTTCTTCCTGTCGGACCCGCAGGGCTGGAAGAAGCCGACCGTCCATCCGCAGACCGAAGCTCTGCGCGAGGCCGACGTCGCGGTGTTCGTCCACTCGCCGTACGTGCTCAACGTGGCTTCGCTGAACAACCGCATCCGGATCCCCTCCCGCAAGGCGGTCACCCAGCAGGCGACGGCGGCGGCCGGGACCGGGGCGCACGGGCTCGTCGTGCACGGTGGCCACGTCACCAAGGACGACGACCCTGACGAGGGCATCGCCAACTGGCGCAAACTGTTCGAACGCCAGGCCGCCGAAGGCGGATTCGAGGTGCCGATCCTCATCGAGAACACCGCGGGCGGAACCAACGCGATGGCCCGGAACTTCGACATGCTCGCGCGGCTGTGGGACGCCGTCGGCGAGTTCGGGGCCGGGTTCTGCCTCGACACGTGCCACGCGCACGCAGCAGGAGAAGCACTCCCCGACCTCGTGGAGCGGGCGCGGGCGATCACCGGGCGCGTCGACCTCGTGCACCTGAACAACTCGCGGGACGAGTTCGGGTCGTCCCGCGACCGGCACGCCAACATTGACAGCGGCGAGATCACCCCCGACGAGCTCGTCGCCGTCTGCTCGGCGGCCGGAGCGCCGGTGATCGTCGAGACACCCGCCGAGGGTCAGGCCGACGACATCGCGTTCCTGCGCGAGCGGCTGACTTCGCGTCGCGGCGACCGAGAGGCGTGA